From Pseudomonas sp. LS1212, the proteins below share one genomic window:
- a CDS encoding ABC transporter permease codes for MLKGYGAVILDGAWLTLQLALSSMALAIVLGLIGVALRLSPVRWLAWLGDLYATVIRGIPDLVLILLIFYGGQDLLNRVAPLLGYEDYIDLNPLAAGIGTLGFIFGAYLSETFRGAFMAIPKGQAEAGSAYGMSNLQIFFRVLVPQMIRLAIPGFTNNWLVLTKATALISVVGLQDMMFKAKQAADATREPFTFFLTVAAMYLVITSVSLLALRYLEKRYSVGVKAADL; via the coding sequence ATGTTGAAAGGCTACGGGGCTGTCATCCTCGATGGCGCATGGTTGACGCTGCAGCTCGCCTTGTCATCCATGGCCCTGGCCATTGTTCTGGGTCTGATCGGTGTCGCGCTGCGCTTGTCGCCGGTACGCTGGCTGGCCTGGCTCGGTGATCTCTATGCCACGGTCATCCGTGGGATCCCGGACCTGGTGCTTATCTTGCTGATTTTCTATGGAGGCCAGGACCTGCTCAACCGCGTGGCACCCCTGCTGGGTTACGAGGACTACATCGACCTCAATCCGCTGGCGGCCGGTATCGGTACCCTGGGCTTCATCTTTGGGGCTTACCTGTCGGAAACCTTCCGTGGTGCCTTCATGGCCATCCCCAAGGGGCAGGCCGAAGCGGGTTCGGCGTATGGCATGAGCAACCTGCAGATTTTCTTCCGGGTGTTGGTGCCGCAGATGATTCGCCTGGCGATTCCCGGCTTCACCAATAACTGGCTGGTATTGACCAAGGCCACGGCATTGATCTCGGTCGTCGGTCTGCAAGACATGATGTTCAAGGCCAAGCAGGCGGCGGATGCCACGCGCGAGCCTTTTACCTTTTTCCTGACGGTGGCGGCCATGTACCTGGTGATTACCAGTGTCTCGCTGCTGGCCCTGCGTTACCTCGAGAAGCGCTACTCGGTAGGCGTAAAGGCGGCTGACCTATGA
- a CDS encoding ABC transporter ATP-binding protein, translated as MYKLEVQDLHKRYGSHEVLKGVSLAAKAGDVISIIGSSGSGKSTFLRCINLLEQPHAGRILLNNEELKLVANKDGALKAADPKQLQRMRSRLSMVFQHFNLWSHMTALENIIEAPVHVLGMSKKDALEKAEHYLNKVGVSHRKDAYPGHMSGGEQQRVAIARALAMEPEVMLFDEPTSALDPELVGDVLKVMQSLAQEGRTMVVVTHEMGFAREVSNQLVFLHKGLVEEAGNPREVLVNPQSERLQQFLSGSLK; from the coding sequence ATGTACAAACTTGAAGTCCAAGACCTGCATAAACGCTATGGCAGTCATGAAGTGCTCAAGGGTGTGTCCCTGGCAGCCAAGGCGGGTGATGTCATCAGCATCATTGGCTCCAGCGGCTCGGGCAAGAGTACTTTCCTGCGTTGCATCAATTTGCTCGAGCAGCCCCATGCCGGCAGGATCCTGCTCAACAATGAAGAGCTCAAGCTGGTAGCGAACAAGGACGGCGCCCTCAAGGCCGCCGACCCCAAGCAGCTGCAGCGCATGCGTTCGCGCTTGTCGATGGTGTTCCAGCACTTCAACCTGTGGTCGCACATGACCGCGCTCGAGAACATCATCGAAGCGCCGGTGCATGTCCTGGGCATGTCGAAGAAGGATGCGCTGGAGAAGGCCGAGCATTACCTGAACAAGGTCGGCGTGTCCCATCGCAAGGATGCCTATCCAGGGCACATGTCCGGTGGCGAACAGCAGCGCGTGGCCATTGCCCGGGCGCTGGCCATGGAGCCGGAAGTGATGCTGTTCGACGAGCCGACCTCGGCGCTCGACCCTGAGCTGGTCGGTGACGTGCTCAAGGTCATGCAGTCGCTGGCGCAGGAAGGGCGCACCATGGTCGTGGTTACCCACGAAATGGGTTTCGCCCGTGAGGTCTCCAACCAGTTGGTGTTCCTGCACAAAGGGCTGGTCGAGGAGGCTGGCAACCCTCGCGAAGTGCTGGTCAACCCGCAGTCCGAGCGTTTGCAGCAATTTCTTTCGGGCAGCTTGAAGTAG
- a CDS encoding ABC transporter substrate-binding protein: MKKLAFLGALALSVLSLSSFADEKPLKIGIEAAYPPFASKAPDGSIVGFDYDIGNALCEEMKVKCVWVEQEFDGLIPALKVRKIDAILSSMSITEDRKKSVDFTSKYYNTPARLVMKEGTQVSDSMSELKGKTVGVQRGSIHDRFAKEVLAPLGAEVKPYGSQNEIYLDLAAGRLDGTVADATLLDDGFLKTDAGKGFAFVGPAFTDVKYFGDGVGIAVRKGDKANLDKINAAIAAIRENGKYKQIQDKYFAFDIYGK, from the coding sequence ATGAAAAAACTCGCGTTTCTTGGCGCCCTGGCGCTGTCCGTGCTGTCGCTGTCGTCCTTTGCCGATGAAAAGCCGCTGAAAATCGGTATCGAAGCCGCCTACCCTCCATTCGCCTCCAAGGCACCGGACGGCAGCATCGTCGGTTTCGACTACGACATCGGCAATGCCCTGTGCGAAGAAATGAAGGTCAAGTGCGTCTGGGTCGAGCAAGAATTCGACGGCCTGATCCCTGCACTGAAAGTGCGCAAGATCGACGCGATCCTGTCTTCCATGTCGATCACTGAAGATCGCAAGAAGTCGGTCGACTTCACCAGCAAGTACTACAACACCCCGGCTCGCCTGGTGATGAAAGAAGGTACTCAGGTCAGTGACAGCATGTCCGAACTCAAGGGCAAGACTGTCGGAGTGCAGCGCGGCTCGATCCATGATCGCTTCGCCAAGGAAGTTCTCGCGCCACTGGGTGCCGAAGTCAAACCTTACGGTTCGCAGAACGAAATCTACCTGGACCTGGCCGCTGGCCGCCTCGACGGCACTGTGGCAGACGCTACCCTGTTGGATGACGGCTTCCTGAAAACCGATGCAGGCAAGGGCTTTGCTTTTGTCGGGCCAGCCTTTACCGATGTCAAATACTTTGGTGATGGCGTAGGTATCGCTGTGCGCAAGGGTGACAAGGCCAATCTGGACAAGATTAACGCCGCGATCGCTGCCATTCGCGAGAACGGCAAGTACAAGCAAATCCAGGACAAGTACTTCGCGTTCGATATTTACGGCAAGTAA
- a CDS encoding ABC transporter permease, with product MIFDYNVILESLPLYLNGLLTTLKLLALSLLFGLLAAVPLGLMRVSRQPLVNMTAWLYTYVIRGTPMLVQLFLIYYGLAQFEAVRESFLWPWLSSATFCACLAFAINTSAYTAEIIAGSLRATPHGEIEAAKAMGMSRVKMYRRILLPSALRRALPQYSNEVIMMLQTTSLASIVTLIDITGAARTVNAQYYLPFEAYITAGVFYLCLTFILVRMFKLAERRWLGYLAPRKG from the coding sequence ATGATTTTCGACTACAACGTCATCCTCGAAAGCCTGCCGCTGTACCTGAACGGCCTGCTGACCACGCTCAAACTATTGGCGCTGTCCTTGCTGTTCGGTCTGTTGGCAGCCGTGCCGCTGGGCTTGATGCGGGTTTCCAGGCAGCCGCTGGTCAACATGACGGCCTGGTTGTACACCTATGTGATCCGCGGCACGCCAATGCTGGTGCAGTTGTTCCTGATCTACTACGGCCTGGCGCAATTCGAAGCGGTACGCGAGAGCTTCCTCTGGCCATGGCTGTCGAGCGCGACCTTCTGTGCCTGCCTGGCCTTTGCCATCAACACCAGCGCCTACACCGCCGAAATCATCGCTGGCAGCCTGCGGGCCACCCCGCACGGCGAAATCGAGGCTGCCAAGGCCATGGGCATGTCGCGGGTCAAGATGTACCGGCGCATTCTGCTGCCATCGGCCCTGCGCCGGGCGTTGCCGCAGTACAGTAACGAAGTGATCATGATGCTGCAGACCACCAGTCTGGCGTCCATCGTGACCCTGATCGACATCACTGGCGCGGCCCGTACCGTGAACGCCCAGTACTACCTACCGTTCGAGGCCTACATCACCGCGGGCGTGTTCTATCTGTGCCTGACCTTCATTCTGGTCCGGATGTTCAAGCTGGCCGAACGCCGCTGGCTTGGTTACCTGGCGCCGCGCAAGGGCTAA
- the aruF gene encoding arginine/ornithine succinyltransferase subunit alpha has protein sequence MLVMRPAQMADLGEVQRLAADSPIGVTSLPDDAGRLSDKIAASEASFAAEVSFNGEESYFFVLEDSATGRLVGCSAIVASAGYSEPFYSFRNETFVHASRELKIHNKIHVLSQCHDLTGNSLLTSFYVVPELVGTSWTELNSRGRLLFMANHPERFADSVVTEIVGYSDENGDSPFWDAIGRNFFDLNYAEAERLCGLKSRTFLAELMPHYPIYVPLLPDAAQEAMGQVHPRAQVTFDILMREGFETDHYIDIFDGGPTLHARASGIRSIAQSRVVPVKIDETVVKGGRPYLVANGQLQDYRAVLLELDWVPGKPVNLNLETAEALGVGEGASVRLVAV, from the coding sequence ATGCTGGTGATGCGCCCCGCGCAAATGGCTGATTTGGGCGAAGTACAGCGTCTGGCTGCAGACAGCCCGATTGGTGTCACCTCCTTGCCCGACGATGCCGGTCGCCTGAGCGACAAGATTGCCGCTTCCGAAGCGTCGTTCGCTGCCGAAGTCAGCTTCAACGGCGAGGAAAGCTATTTCTTCGTGCTCGAAGACAGCGCGACCGGCCGGCTGGTCGGCTGTTCGGCGATCGTGGCCTCGGCCGGCTATTCCGAACCCTTCTACAGCTTTCGCAACGAGACTTTTGTGCATGCTTCGCGCGAGCTGAAGATCCACAACAAGATCCACGTGCTGTCGCAGTGCCACGACCTGACCGGCAACAGCCTGTTGACCAGCTTCTATGTGGTGCCCGAGTTGGTTGGCACCTCCTGGACCGAGCTCAACTCGCGTGGCCGCCTGCTGTTCATGGCCAACCACCCGGAGCGGTTTGCCGACTCGGTGGTGACCGAGATCGTCGGCTATAGCGACGAGAACGGTGATTCGCCGTTCTGGGACGCGATCGGGCGCAACTTCTTCGACCTCAACTATGCAGAGGCCGAGCGCCTGTGTGGCCTGAAGAGCCGCACCTTTCTCGCCGAATTGATGCCGCACTACCCGATCTATGTGCCGCTGCTGCCGGACGCCGCCCAGGAGGCGATGGGCCAGGTGCACCCGCGGGCCCAGGTCACCTTTGACATCCTGATGCGCGAAGGCTTCGAGACCGATCACTACATCGACATCTTCGACGGTGGCCCGACGCTGCATGCGCGGGCGTCGGGGATTCGTTCGATTGCCCAGAGCCGGGTCGTGCCGGTGAAGATCGACGAAACCGTGGTCAAGGGCGGGCGGCCTTATCTGGTTGCCAACGGCCAGCTGCAGGATTACCGCGCCGTGCTGCTCGAACTCGATTGGGTGCCGGGCAAGCCGGTCAACCTGAATCTTGAGACAGCCGAGGCCCTGGGTGTCGGCGAGGGCGCCAGCGTGCGCCTGGTAGCGGTTTGA
- the argR gene encoding transcriptional regulator ArgR, translated as MTTQRIGFLIWPSTKALTLALAEEALRVAQKVHPDVVYELLFLQAEPPQEGAWRLPGEPWGGRLEGCQKLFLLADEPPVALNSTLGSALKQLVRAGCVVGGLSAGVYPLAQLGLLDGYRAAVHWRWQDDFVERFPKVIATSHLFDWDRDRLTACGGMSVLDLLLAVLARDHGAELAGAVSEELVVERIREGGERQRIPLQNRLGSSHPKLTQAVLLMEANIEEPLTTDEIAQHVCVSRRQLERIFKQYLNRVPSQYYLELRLNKARQMLMQTSKSIIQIGLSCGFSSGPHFSSAYRNFFGATPREDRNQRRSSSPFELSSAPAERG; from the coding sequence ATGACAACCCAGCGAATCGGTTTTCTCATCTGGCCCAGCACCAAAGCCCTGACTCTGGCGCTGGCGGAAGAGGCGTTGCGGGTCGCGCAAAAAGTGCATCCGGATGTGGTCTACGAGCTGCTGTTCCTCCAGGCCGAGCCGCCACAGGAAGGTGCCTGGCGCTTGCCGGGTGAACCCTGGGGCGGGCGCCTGGAAGGCTGTCAGAAGCTTTTCCTGCTTGCCGACGAGCCCCCCGTGGCGCTCAACTCCACGCTGGGCAGCGCGCTCAAGCAATTGGTGCGCGCCGGGTGTGTGGTCGGCGGTTTGTCTGCCGGTGTCTATCCACTGGCACAACTGGGTTTGCTCGATGGCTATCGGGCGGCTGTGCACTGGCGCTGGCAGGATGACTTCGTCGAGCGGTTCCCCAAGGTTATCGCCACCAGCCATCTGTTCGACTGGGATCGCGATCGCCTGACCGCTTGCGGCGGCATGTCGGTGCTGGATCTGTTGCTGGCCGTACTGGCCCGGGACCATGGCGCCGAGCTTGCCGGCGCGGTGTCCGAGGAGTTGGTGGTCGAGCGCATTCGCGAGGGTGGCGAGCGTCAGCGCATTCCGTTGCAGAACCGTCTGGGTTCGAGCCACCCGAAGCTGACCCAGGCTGTGCTGTTGATGGAAGCGAATATCGAAGAGCCGCTGACCACCGACGAAATTGCCCAGCATGTATGTGTTTCGCGGCGGCAGCTGGAGCGGATTTTCAAGCAGTACCTCAATCGCGTACCAAGCCAGTATTACCTGGAACTGCGCCTGAACAAGGCCCGCCAGATGTTGATGCAAACCAGCAAGTCGATCATTCAGATCGGCTTGTCCTGCGGTTTCTCCTCCGGGCCGCATTTCTCCAGTGCCTACCGCAACTTCTTCGGCGCGACGCCGCGTGAAGACCGGAACCAGCGGCGCAGCAGCAGTCCGTTTGAGTTGTCTTCGGCGCCAGCTGAGCGCGGTTGA
- a CDS encoding aspartate aminotransferase family protein: MSVEQAQVQRADFDQVMVPNYAPAGFIPVRGAGSRVWDQAGRELIDFAGGIAVNVLGHAHPALVGALTEQANKLWHVSNVFTNEPALRLAKKLVDATFAERVFFCNSGAEANEAAFKLARRVAHDRFGPEKYEIIATLNSFHGRTLFTVNVGGQSKYSDGFGPKITGITHVPYNDLDALKAAISDKTCAVVIEPVQGEGGVLPAELAYLQGARELCDQHNALLVFDEVQTGMGRSGELFAYMHYGVIPDILSSAKSLGGGFPIGAMLTTEALAKHLVVGTHGTTYGGNPLACAVGNAVIDVINTPEVLAGVKAKRERFNTRLEKIGQQYGLFTEIRGLGLLIGCVLSDAWKGKAKDVFNAAEKEGLMILQAGPDVVRFAPSLVIDDADIDEGLDRFERAVAKLTQA, from the coding sequence ATGTCCGTTGAGCAAGCTCAAGTGCAACGCGCCGATTTCGACCAGGTAATGGTCCCCAACTACGCTCCCGCGGGTTTCATTCCCGTGCGCGGTGCGGGCTCCCGAGTCTGGGATCAGGCGGGCCGAGAGCTGATCGATTTTGCCGGCGGTATCGCCGTGAACGTGCTTGGTCATGCCCACCCGGCATTGGTCGGTGCGCTGACCGAACAAGCCAATAAACTGTGGCATGTCTCCAACGTCTTCACCAACGAGCCAGCCCTGCGCCTGGCCAAGAAGCTGGTCGACGCGACCTTCGCCGAGCGCGTGTTCTTCTGCAACTCCGGTGCCGAAGCCAACGAAGCCGCCTTCAAGCTGGCGCGCCGTGTCGCTCACGATCGCTTCGGTCCGGAAAAATACGAGATCATCGCCACGCTCAACAGCTTCCACGGGCGTACCCTGTTCACCGTCAACGTCGGTGGCCAGTCGAAGTACTCCGACGGTTTCGGTCCGAAGATCACCGGCATCACCCACGTGCCTTACAACGATCTGGACGCGCTCAAAGCTGCGATCTCGGACAAGACCTGCGCAGTCGTGATCGAGCCGGTGCAAGGCGAGGGCGGCGTGCTGCCGGCCGAGCTTGCGTACCTGCAGGGCGCCCGCGAGCTGTGCGACCAGCACAACGCACTGCTGGTGTTCGACGAAGTGCAGACCGGCATGGGCCGCAGCGGCGAACTGTTCGCCTACATGCACTACGGTGTCATCCCCGACATCCTGTCCAGCGCCAAGAGCCTGGGCGGCGGCTTCCCGATCGGCGCCATGCTGACCACCGAAGCGCTGGCCAAGCACCTGGTCGTGGGCACCCACGGCACCACCTACGGCGGCAACCCGCTGGCATGCGCCGTCGGCAATGCGGTCATCGATGTTATCAATACCCCCGAGGTGCTGGCTGGCGTCAAGGCCAAGCGCGAGCGCTTCAACACCCGACTGGAAAAGATCGGCCAGCAATACGGACTGTTCACCGAGATCCGCGGTTTGGGCTTGCTGATCGGTTGCGTCCTGAGCGATGCCTGGAAAGGCAAGGCCAAGGACGTCTTCAACGCTGCTGAAAAAGAAGGCCTGATGATTCTTCAAGCCGGTCCCGACGTGGTGCGTTTCGCCCCGAGCCTGGTGATCGACGATGCCGACATCGACGAGGGCCTGGATCGCTTCGAACGCGCAGTGGCGAAACTGACCCAGGCCTGA